A genomic stretch from Puntigrus tetrazona isolate hp1 chromosome 6, ASM1883169v1, whole genome shotgun sequence includes:
- the btbd8 gene encoding AP2-interacting clathrin-endocytosis protein translates to MSSTEAAREFQAKERKCRNQLKKRLANALSRDFTRLLQEEQETDVTLCVGSAVRLKAHRAVLLARAPHLLQGNEAATPVIHLQGIEPAALQDFIQKVYTEDKCLVKENSALNIPNGHSLVVNGTAADGHDVGSQVSSDPGSEHLEPASGLGADLLALYRRADMSDISIQVADRVFSAHRAILCARSEYFRAMLCGSWMESLRQCITLQGLGPDEMEILLHFMYGAILDFPPGTNVSQVVLAADMLGLEGLKDVAEMVLTRDYCRFFPKPVDGVQRSILECLAITHSIGLQDLYCSCVRWVAEHFVKCWSERNFALLPPELQRDCLNTVTKNMTVQSVVSVLCGSEQLIGSLPEVKWAKQVLSLASELQEQCLQMIVTHLPQVTHTAAFYDLRRREEFIRDPTLLRKVCVAVREGVTVENCCDLFTAVNRLSGDPNEVDVITEDQANQEEVEPFRRELCSLRTKLWTFLLQSFFAVRHTQGWDTLQPRYREKILSAALDKGDCRRLGKKPVLTSSQKPTKCLSGTSSPCDSPTCPPIKVSQGPRASPARSVAAASGTMKSDALGPTAQTAPSAKTKASNNASLRSKNDKVKPTQTPAKTKTTSTVKPVLNGTGGGAQRENSTASGARGSPTGKTVMDRKPNPGARPKSSPVGSDLSAGQTKGGKVQKNTMSGKDLPQESASNAQNTPSNSGSTSPDNSAGSPRKNGHSTPIGLRSKLQTKATTKSPLTKPAQKPDTDKTCSPTNKATKTKPTTTSRAVPGVPASRSDPKNKSTVSENLASSRTASALSSRKPASPRKEVEKDIAKPATTKKTTKAIPESRPSVKASTSSSRPLSSVPNKTGPKQKASETLPTKQSLKSSGAVKTPAGSKKPGTAVKDSVSSPKHSDFKKVTQQLNPDFTEGKTRSKELVTSCLESSNVPSSLEQHSLVSPAVQYQQDVVPEGISATSAKVQDMEKSSDLVSKLSSTEVKTQSVATDMHTCTSGQSEISGSKLATGHAIPPHVTGPDQGLNSMNSSKDSDLPPDTPCSIGSIETPLEDSWNGLHPQVSPESETGSATTSSDDIKPRSEDYDAGGSQDDDCCSHERGVSKCGTMRCPDFLGRSSSDTSTPEELKMYESGAGLRVEVRLRGREAETTSEEEVGRQRPRSWIRKDEVPVEEEPGELDTTLKNLKGVQDHQLFSSEEEEEEEEEEETEDERSEVEVLPRGMAPPIAEPPPQFQGIVNLAFEDPAEQENEQPEYQSASNFRRSVLLSVDECEELGCEEGGAQTPTHQASDSFAHGDVFEGEPLNSQTDYHSQQSTSTVRTNHISNHQENEQEPKPAVFLTEVQGSPQEDCAFNQSDAPVQEKDTSDVPAQERPSHLDLRLVEQYGNLQSKHIDSRKADLRLDLPEPQLTASSPAHSPAGDFDGCDTLDQTCTHDRRSSKALSPIYEMDLGEAIEQSMDTDRSNDPQQEESHEEGKGVETEDVREEVDGEDSKFAEKDWSLLRQLLSDQESNLGIINSVPEDLNLAQYLIKQTLSLSRDCLNEQDYLYHEKDTFKRWAELISPLEDSTTSITVTSFSPEDAASPQGEWTIVELETHH, encoded by the exons ATGTCGTCCACTGAGGCTGCCAGGGAGTTCCAAGCTAAAGAGCGCAAATGTAGAAACCAGCTGAAGAAGAGACTGGCAAATGCTCTGTCAAGAGATTTTACCCG GCTTCTGCAGGAGGAGCAGGAGACTGACGTCACTCTGTGTGTTGGTTCTGCTGTTCGGCTGAAGGCCCACAGAGCGGTGCTGCTGGCCCGAGCTCCTCACCTCCTGCAGGGAAACGAAGCAGCTACACCTGTCATCCACCTGCAGGGGATCGAACCTGCAGCCCTTCAGGACTTTATACA AAAGGTGTACACAGAAGACAAGTGCCTGGTGAAGGAGAATAGCGCCTTAAATATACCCAACGGTCACTCGCTGGTAGTGAACGGCACTGCTGCAGATGGCCATGACGTTGGCTCTCAGGTCAGCTCTGACCCAG GTTCAGAACATTTAGAGCCAGCATCGGGGCTCGGGGCAGACCTTTTGGCTCTGTATCGCAGGGCTGATATGTCTGACATCAGCATCCAGGTGGCAGACAGGGTCTTTTCGGCACACAG GGCCATTCTGTGTGCGCGCTCAGAGTACTTCCGAGCGATGCTGTGTGGCAGCTGGATGGAGAGTTTGCGTCAGTGTATCACTCTGCAGGG TCTGGGTCCAGATGAAATGGAAATTCTGCTTCATTTCATGTACGGCGCCATCCTAGACTTCCCACCAGGAACAAATGTCAG TCAGGTTGTGTTAGCAGCAGACATGCTGGGCCTGGAGGGGCTGAAAGATGTGGCCGAGATGGTTCTGACTCGGGACTACTGTCGCTTTTTCCCCAAG CCCGTTGATGGAGTTCAGAGATCTATACTGGAGTGCCTCGCTATTACTCACTCTATAGGCCTGCAGGATCTCTACTGCTCCTGTGTGAG ATGGGTAGCTGAGCACTTTGTGAAGTGCTGGTCAGAAAGGAATTTTGCCCTTCTCCCTCCAGAACTACAAAGAGATTGCCTTAATACTGTCACCAAAAACATG ACGGTGCAGAGTGTAGTATCTGTGCTGTGTGGCAGCGAGCAGCTGATTGGCAGCCTGCCGGAGGTGAAATGGGCCAAGCAGGTGCTGAGTCTGGCTAGTGAACTGCAAGAACAGTGTCTGCAGATGATTGTCACACACCTGCCCCAGGTCACACACACCGCTGCCTTCTACGATCTCCGAAGG AGAGAGGAGTTTATACGTGACCCCACTCTCTTGAGGAAAGTGTGTGTAGCCGTGCGAGAGGGCGTTACCGTGGAGAACTGCTGTGACCTGTTCACTGCTGTGAACCGGCTGAGCGGTGACCCCAACGAGGTAGACGTCATCACAGAAGACCAAGCCAATCAGGAGGAAGTGGAG CCATTCAGACGTGAGCTGTGTTCGCTGCGCACCAAGCTCTGGACCTTCCTGCTTCAGTCCTTCTTTGCAGTGCGGCACACACAAGGATGGGACACACTACAACCCAGATATCGAGAAAAAATACTCTCAG CTGCTCTTGATAAAGGAGACTGTAGACGGCTTGGAAAAAAACCTGTGCTCACCAGCTCTCAG AAACCTACAAAATGCCTCTCGGGCACTTCATCTCCATGTGATAGCCCTACTTGTCCTCCTATTAAGGTATCACAGGGTCCACGTGCTTCCCCTGCAAGATCTGTAGCTGCAGCATCAGGCACCATGAAGTCTGATGCTCTGGGGCCAACAGCTCAAACGGCTCCTTCTGCTAAAACAAAAGCTAGCAACAATGCGTCACTCAGAAGTAAAAATGATAAGGTTAAGCCAACTCAGACGCCAGCTAAAACCAAGACTACATCTACTGTTAAACCAGTGTTGAATGGCACTGGTGGCGGTGCTCAACGGGAGAATTCCACCGCTTCGGGTGCCCGTGGTTCACCTACAGGGAAGACTGTAATGGACAGGAAGCCAAACCCAGGAGCAAGGCCAAAGTCTTCCCCTGTTGGGTCTGATCTCTCGGCAGGCCAGACTAAAGGCGGAAAAGTGCAGAAAAATACAATGTCAGGGAAAGATCTGCCTCAGGAATCAGCCAGCAATGCTCAGAATACTCCATCCAACTCTGGCAGCACCTCACCAGACAACAGTGCTGGGAGTCCTCGCAAGAATGGTCACAGTACACCAATAG GTCTCAGGTCAAAACTTCAAaccaaggcaacaacaaaatctccTCTGACCAAACCAGCTCAAAAACCAGACACTGACAAGACTTGCAG CCCCACTAATAAAGCAACCAAGACTAAACCTACCACAACAAGTCGTGCAGTACCTGGAGTTCCTGCATCCCGCTCGGATCCAAAGAACAAAAGCACTGTGTCAGAGAACCTTG CTTCATCCAGAACTGCTTCAGCCCTCAGCTCTAGAAAGCCTGCTTCCCCAAGAAAAGAGGTAGAGAAAGATATAGCTAAGCCTGCCACTACAAAGAAGACCACAAAGGCCATCCCTGAGTCAAGGCCCAGTGTCAAAGCTTCCACGTCTTCCTCCAGGCCGTTGTCTTCTGTTCCAAACAAAACAGGACCTAAACAGAAGGCTTCAGAAACACTTCCAACAAAACAGTCTCTGAAATCCTCAGGGGCCGTCAAGACTCCTGCTGGCTCTAAAAAGCCAGGCACGGCTGTGAAAGATTCAGTATCCAGCCCTAAACATTCAGACTTTAAAAAGGTCACTCAGCAGTTGAATCCAGATTTTACCGAAGGTAAGACAAGAAGCAAGGAACTGGTCACATCTTGTCTGGAGAGCTCCAATGTTCCTTCTTCCCTAGAGCAGCATTCACTAGTCAGCCCAGCTGTACAATACCAGCAAGACGTGGTTCCTGAGGGTATATCAGCAACTTCCGCTAAAGTTCAAGATATGGAGAAAAGCAGTGATCTAGTGAGTAAATTAAGTAGCACAGAAGTGAAGACTCAGTCAGTAGCAACAGACATGCATACATGTACTTCTGGGCAGAGTGAGATAAGCGGAAGTAAACTGGCCACAGGCCATGCCATTCCACCCCATGTCACAGGACCAGACCAAGGCCTCAATTCCATGAACTCGTCAAAGGACTCGGACCTCCCCCCTGATACACCTTGCAGTATAGGGAGCATTGAGACGCCCCTAGAGGACTCATGGAATGGGCTTCATCCCCAAGTTAGCCCAGAGTCAGAGACTGGCAGTGCCACTACTTCTTCTGATGACATAAAGCCACGGTCAGAGGATTATGATGCTGGTGGCTCGCAAGATGATGACTGTTGTTCCCATGAGCGTGGCGTTTCAAAGTGCGGGACCATGCGTTGCCCTGACTTCTTGGGCCGCAGCAGTAGTGACACCAGCACACCTGAAGAGCTCAAGATGTACGAGAGTGGGGCTGGACTGCGTGTGGAGGTACGACTCAGAGGACGAGAGGCAGAGACTACAAGTGAAGAAGAAGTAGGGCGTCAAAGACCACGTTCTTGGATTAGGAAGGATGAGGTGCCAGTGGAGGAGGAACCTGGTGAATTGGATACTACGTTAAAAAACTTAAAGGGCGTGCAGGACCACCAACTCTTCTcttctgaagaagaagaagaagaggaagaagaggaggagactGAAGATGAAAGATCAGAAGTTGAGGTGCTACCAAGGGGAATGGCTCCCCCAATTGCCGAGCCACCTCCACAGTTTCAAGGTATTGTCAACCTTGCGTTTGAAGATCCTGCGGAACAAGAGAATGAGCAACCAGAGTACCAGTCAGCTTCTAACTTCCGCCGCTCTGTTTTACTCTCAGTGGACGAGTGTGAGGAACTTGGATGTGAAGAAGGAGGTGCCCAAACTCCGACACACCAGGCAAGCGATTCCTTTGCACATGGTGATGTCTTTGAGGGTGAACCTCTCAATTCTCAAACAGACTACCACTCCCAGCAGTCCACAAGCACAGTGAGGACCAACCATATCTCCAACCACCAGGAAAATGAACAGGAGCCCAAACCTGCAGTATTCCTGACAGAGGTCCAGGGTTCTCCACAGGAGGATTGTGCATTTAATCAATCAGATGCCCCTGTGCAAGAAAAAGATACCAGTGACGTTCCTGCTCAGGAGCGCCCTAGTCACCTGGACCTTCGGCTGGTGGAACAGTATGGCAATCTCCAGTCCAAACATATAGACAGCAGAAAAGCTGACTTGCGGCTAGACTTACCTGAGCCGCAACTGACTGCTAGCTCACCCGCACACTCTCCAGCAG GGGACTTTGATGGTTGTGACACATTGGATCAAACCTGCACACATGACCGGCGGTCGTCTAAAGCCCTGTCCCCCATTTACGAGATGGACCTGGGAGAAGCCATCGAACAAAGCATGGATACTGACAGAAGCAATGATCCCCAACAAGAGGAGTCACACGAGGAGGGTAAAGGAGTAGAGACGGAGGACGTTAGAGAAGAAGTGGACGGCGAAGACAGTAAGTTTGCTGAAAAAGACTGGAGTCTGCTTCGACAGCTGTTGTCTGACCAAGAATCCAATCTGGGCATCATAAACTCAGTCCCAGAGGATTTAAATCTCGCACAGTATCTGATCAAGCAGACGCTGTCTTTGTCTCGAGACTGTTTGAATGAACAGGACTACTTGTATCACGAAAAGGACACATTTAAGCGCTGGGCCGAGCTTATTTCTCCACTGGAGGACTCCACCACCAGCATCACTGTGACCAGCTTCTCTCCTGAGGACGCTGCTTCTCCACAGGGCGAGTGGACCATCGTGGAGTTGGAGACACATCACTGA
- the ephx4 gene encoding epoxide hydrolase 4 isoform X1, with translation MARLLHNLLLLTVGLTLKIRVMGYWSLVYGYCALCTGVALLKLGWNIILRPSTTFQWTVRETPPACLNDTSLGTHCYVRIKESGLRFHYVAAGERGKPLMLFLHGFPEFWFSWRHQLREFKSEFRVVAVDMRGYGESDLPSSTESYRLDYLVTDIKDIVEYLGYNRCFLVGHDWGGVIAWLCAIHYPEMVTKLIVLNSPHPCVFTDYALHHPSQLLKSSYYFFFQLPYFPELMLSINDFKALKSLFTSRSTGISCKGRWLTTEDLEAYLHALSQPGALTGALSYFRNVFSVLPLSQSEVKSPVLLLWGERDAFLEQDMAEACRLYIRNHFRLNIISGASHWLQQDQPDIVNTLIWTFIKEGEGRKNYRNL, from the exons ATGGCGAGACTGCTTCACAACTTGCTGCTGTTGACGGTCGGACTGACGCTGAAGATCAGAGTTATGGGATACTGGTCTCTCGTGTACGGATACTGCGCGCTGTGCACCGGCGTAGCGCTGCTCAAACTTGGCTGGAATATCATCCTACGGCCGTCGACAACCTTTCAGTGGACGGTTCGTGAGACACCCCCCGCGTGCCTGAATGACACGTCCTTGGGAACCCACTGTTATGTTAGAATCAAG GAGTCTGGACTCAGATTTCACTATGTTGCCGCTGGAGAACGAGGAAAGCCACTTATGCTGTTTCTGCATGGATTCCCTGAGTTTTG GTTCTCCTGGCGTCACCAGCTGAGGGAATTCAAGAGCGAGTTTCGTGTCGTTGCTGTGGATATGCGAGGCTACGGGGAGTCTGACCTGCCCTCCTCCACTGAGAGCTACAGACTGGACTACCTTGTCACCGACATCAAGGACATCGTGGAGTATCTGG GATACAACAGATGTTTTCTCGTGGGGCATGACTGGGGCGGCGTCATCGCATGGCTCTGTGCAATTCACTACCCTGAAATGGTGACAAAACTCATAGTGCTGAACAGCCCTCACCCCTGCGTGTTCACTG ATTATGCCCTTCATCATCCCAGTCAGTTGCTCAAGTCCAGttactacttttttttccagttgcCATATTTCCCAGAGCTGATGCTCTCCATCAATGATTTCAAG GCGCTGAAGAGTTTGTTCACCAGCCGCAGCACAGGAATCAGCTGTAAAGGCCGCTGGCTCACCACAGAAGACCTGGAAGCGTATCTGCATGCCCTCTCACAGCCGGGGGCCCTCACTGGGGCCCTCAGCTACTTCAGAAATGTCTTCAG CGTTCTCCCGCTGAGTCAGAGTGAGGTGAAGTCTCCCGTATTGCTGCTGTGGGGCGAGCGAGACGCCTTTTTGGAGCAGGACATGGCCGAGGCCTGCCGTCTGTACATCAGAAACCATTTCCGCCTCAACATCATCTCTGGAGCCAGCCACTGGCTTCAACAAGACCAGCCCGATATCGTCAACACACTCATATGGACTTTCATTAAGGAGGGAGAAGGCCGGAAAAACTACAGGAACTTATAA
- the ephx4 gene encoding epoxide hydrolase 4 isoform X2 translates to MARLLHNLLLLTVGLTLKIRVMGYWSLVYGYCALCTGVALLKLGWNIILRPSTTFQWTVRETPPACLNDTSLGTHCYVRIKESGLRFHYVAAGERGKPLMLFLHGFPEFWFSWRHQLREFKSEFRVVAVDMRGYGESDLPSSTESYRLDYLVTDIKDIVEYLDYALHHPSQLLKSSYYFFFQLPYFPELMLSINDFKALKSLFTSRSTGISCKGRWLTTEDLEAYLHALSQPGALTGALSYFRNVFSVLPLSQSEVKSPVLLLWGERDAFLEQDMAEACRLYIRNHFRLNIISGASHWLQQDQPDIVNTLIWTFIKEGEGRKNYRNL, encoded by the exons ATGGCGAGACTGCTTCACAACTTGCTGCTGTTGACGGTCGGACTGACGCTGAAGATCAGAGTTATGGGATACTGGTCTCTCGTGTACGGATACTGCGCGCTGTGCACCGGCGTAGCGCTGCTCAAACTTGGCTGGAATATCATCCTACGGCCGTCGACAACCTTTCAGTGGACGGTTCGTGAGACACCCCCCGCGTGCCTGAATGACACGTCCTTGGGAACCCACTGTTATGTTAGAATCAAG GAGTCTGGACTCAGATTTCACTATGTTGCCGCTGGAGAACGAGGAAAGCCACTTATGCTGTTTCTGCATGGATTCCCTGAGTTTTG GTTCTCCTGGCGTCACCAGCTGAGGGAATTCAAGAGCGAGTTTCGTGTCGTTGCTGTGGATATGCGAGGCTACGGGGAGTCTGACCTGCCCTCCTCCACTGAGAGCTACAGACTGGACTACCTTGTCACCGACATCAAGGACATCGTGGAGTATCTGG ATTATGCCCTTCATCATCCCAGTCAGTTGCTCAAGTCCAGttactacttttttttccagttgcCATATTTCCCAGAGCTGATGCTCTCCATCAATGATTTCAAG GCGCTGAAGAGTTTGTTCACCAGCCGCAGCACAGGAATCAGCTGTAAAGGCCGCTGGCTCACCACAGAAGACCTGGAAGCGTATCTGCATGCCCTCTCACAGCCGGGGGCCCTCACTGGGGCCCTCAGCTACTTCAGAAATGTCTTCAG CGTTCTCCCGCTGAGTCAGAGTGAGGTGAAGTCTCCCGTATTGCTGCTGTGGGGCGAGCGAGACGCCTTTTTGGAGCAGGACATGGCCGAGGCCTGCCGTCTGTACATCAGAAACCATTTCCGCCTCAACATCATCTCTGGAGCCAGCCACTGGCTTCAACAAGACCAGCCCGATATCGTCAACACACTCATATGGACTTTCATTAAGGAGGGAGAAGGCCGGAAAAACTACAGGAACTTATAA